From the Vibrio natriegens NBRC 15636 = ATCC 14048 = DSM 759 genome, the window TGACGTCTCCTTTGTAGAGTATGAAAGGTACATCAGCGTTTGATTTTCTGGATCATAAATGCGTCGAATCTTCATCGACTTAAAGAAGATACTCTTTGACTTCTTAAAGACGACATCGCCAGATTTACTCTTATCAATCCTGGCTAGCATTTCAGGCGTGATTTCACCGGTTTGGCGACAAGAGATAGAGCTATCACTTGGGTCAGCAAGACTGAAATCCGCTTCAATACTGGCAACGTGACAAGTCACCCCCGGTACTTCGGGATCGACAAGCGTATTGAGTTTGATGTCTTTCATAGTAAACATGCCCAGTG encodes:
- a CDS encoding CreA family protein → MKKRILALSLLTLLAGCGSDEVGDVSLGMFTMKDIKLNTLVDPEVPGVTCHVASIEADFSLADPSDSSISCRQTGEITPEMLARIDKSKSGDVVFKKSKSIFFKSMKIRRIYDPENQTLMYLSYSTKETSGSFKHSLSTVPLWGTKAYVEPTQAKAN